One part of the Mytilus trossulus isolate FHL-02 chromosome 11, PNRI_Mtr1.1.1.hap1, whole genome shotgun sequence genome encodes these proteins:
- the LOC134691445 gene encoding uncharacterized protein LOC134691445 yields MMEGANTDDEGFTDGDSPEDVPMENVPDTAEDDVLNDKSASVYYTVQNTTEGTNYSKQEVEQMMKIDSYQRKIDTCHLCGECWYDTKCSAACRECEGFPMTRPCPVCNGQCNETWTRNVKLSHSYHEAHWEGTCKLPPEMQQAFMIRKFMDSSEETLTESMQDLSTT; encoded by the exons ATGATGGAGGGTGCCAATACAGACGATGAAGGTTTTACAGACGGAGACAGTCCTGAGGATGTTCCCATGGAGAATGTCCCTGATACTGCAGAGG atgatgTATTAAATGACAAAAGTGCTTCAGTATACTATACAGTACAGAATACTACAGAAGGAACAAATTATAGCAAACAGGAAGTGGAACAAATGATGAAAATTGACTCATACCAGAGAAAGATAGACACTTGTCATTT atGTGGTGAGTGTTGGTATGACACTAAATGTTCTGCAGCGTGTAGAGAATGTGAAGGCTTTCCTATGACTAGACCTTGTCCTGTATGTAATGGACAGTGCAATGAAACATGGACCAGAAATGTTAAATTA TCTCATTCATATCACGAGGCTCACTGGGAGGGAACATGTAAACTCCCCCCTGAGATGCAGCAGGCATTTATGATACGTAAATTCATGGACTCATCAGAAGAGACATTAACAGAAAGCATGCAAGATTTGTCAACTACATGa
- the LOC134691444 gene encoding DNA endonuclease RBBP8-like, with the protein MEETMIEMHSDGIDNERITGKSSRKDNLQKRPHIIVPETCLFDADLFEEEEETVCDEKADNAKNLTGIKKNKWTIAMDTSSSSENEDNGLKIQDQGQKEKQVNRSWLHSMLSSPDLDQTKLNKGEQSEEFEGRKINLKKNKSDPSHMLKQVNPGREQTKAKTLSQHDSPLKVVPLKNRKIVKKTSNLNCTNLTDDISGETVHIHSSPEFSSPSLVSNGRMTRNISARSSQQPKDIPSDNESPLTSENEQRYPEVDVLFEDSESSQSDKILNSSKDRSVEILSRKVRGKKSRSQEKSPDINSSWKMRERKSKVHEKSPLKDTSNMDEEFKNKLRQSTLSLAFMNGTKQDSDLPQAIEQSLQESTGKLCEKLQSNNELLESKENSPPFKKPAVPKPRFKRSKLRKSADLDETIAPAGEEKHLSDIDMEETMAPSRINDKPKGGNPDPFRINGSLDPAIELSQLCAESQDLGDELEMTLANRHNNGKRENRVKENTDCIDALQDFRLEDLHGNDDFPKTSTCIEFGEDSQAIPCSSTSVKFGGGRLKGQKKKLKTGDTEDVETEEPQINKQMEDSFDVRPKITTEPAYAYVDVVRGKEDRRKLKAFWCQECADFYKDTGESDEAIQKRMQECSRHRARHAPPSTPEHFWSVGFMDTPECEERGYINREESPEEKKEPTFNRRSKYRKLFKSKNEEDKYS; encoded by the exons ATGGAAGAAACAATGATTGAGATGCATTCAGATGGTATCGATAATGAAAGAATTACGGGAAAATCATCAAGGAAAGATAACTTGCAAAAGAGGCCCCATATTATTGTCCCAGAGACCTGTTTATTTGATGCTGATTTATTTGAAGAGGAAGAAGAAACAGTATGTGACGAAAAAGCTGACAACGCCAAAAATCTCACAggaattaagaaaaataaatggacaATTGCTATGGATACTAGTTCTTCATCAGAAAATGAAGACAATGGATTGAAAATTCAAGATCAAGGTCAAAAGGAAAAGCAGGTCAATAGGTCATGGCTTCATAGTATGTTAAGCAGTCCAGATTTGGACCAGACAAAGTTGAATAAAGGTGAACAGTCTGAGGAATTTGAaggaagaaaaattaatttgaagaaaaataaaagtgatCCTTCTCACATGTTAAAGCAGGTCAATCCTGGAAGAGAACAAACTAAAGCTAAAACATTATCTCAGCATGATAGCCCACTCAAAGTGGTGCCACTGAAAAATCGTAAAATTGTAAAGAAaacatcaaacctcaattgtaCAAATTTAACAGATGATATAAGTGGAGAAACTGTTCATATTCATTCCAGTCCTGAGTTTTCATCACCTTCATTGGTCAGTAATGGTCGAATGACCAGAAATATTTCAGCAAGATCTTCACAACAACCAAAAGACATTCCATCTGACAACGAATCTCCTTTGACTTCTGAAAATGAACAAAGGTATCCTGAAGTGGACGTTCTGTTCGAGGATTCAGAGTCATCACAATCGgacaaaatattgaattcatCGAAAGACAGAAGTGTTGAAATTTTATCACGGAAGGTCAGAGGGAAAAAGTCAAGGTCACAGGAAAAGTCACCTGACATTAACAGCTCTTGGAAAATGAGGGAAAGGAAATCAAAAGTACATGAAAAATCACCATTAAAAGACACTTCCAACATGGATGAGGAGTTCAAAAATAAGTTACGACAAAGTACATTGAGTCTAGCTTTTATGAACGGCACAAAACAAGATTCAGATCTACCGCAGGCTATAGAACAGTCTTTACAAGAATCTACAGGAAAACTTTGTGAAAAACTTCAATCTAACAATGAATTGCTAGAGTCCAAAGAAAATAGTCCTCCATTTAAAAAACCAGCAGTGCCAAAACCTAGATTTAAAAGAAGTAAGCTGAGAAAATCAGCAGATCTTGATGAAACTATTGCACCTGCTGgtgaagaaaaacatttatctgACATAGACATGGAAGAAACAATGGCTCCATCTAGGATTAATGATAAACCAAAGGGAGGTAATCCTGACCCATTTAGAATAAATGGCAGTTTGGACCCTGCTATTGAACTTTCTCAACTTTGTGCTGAATCACAGGACCTAGGAGATGAACTTGAAATGACCTTGGCAAACAGACACAACAATGGAAAAAGAGAAAATAGGGTGAAGGAAAATACAGACTGCATAGACGCTTTACAAGATTTCAGATTAGAAGATCTCCATGGAAACGATGATTTCCCTAAAACATCAACTTGTATAGAGTTTGGTGAAGATTCTCAAGCCATTCCTTGCAGTTCTACAAGTGTTAAATTCGGAGGTGGACGATTAAAGGGACAAAAGAAAAAACTGAAAACTGGAG ACACAGAAGACGTGGAAACAGAAGAACCACAGATAAATAAACAGATGGAAGACAGTTTTGATGT TCGGCCAAAGATAACTACAGAGCCTGCCTATGCCTATGTTGATGTTGTCCGTGGTAAAGAGGACAGAAGGAAACTGAAAGCTTTTTGGTGTCAAGAATGTGCTGAT tTCTATAAAGACACCGGTGAATCTGATGAGGCCATACAGAAGAGGATGCAGGAATGTTCCAGACATAGAGCTAGACATGCCCCTCCAAGTACCCCTGAACATTTCTGGTCTGTTGGGTTCATGGACACACCAGAATGTGAAGAGAGAG GCTATATTAACAGAGAGGAATCACCAGAAGAGAAGAAAGAACCAACGTTTAACAGAAGAAGTAAATACAGAAAACTGTTCAAATCTAAAAATGAAGAagacaaatacagctga